From the Chryseobacterium sp. G0201 genome, the window CTTCAAAATGTACTCCCGGTAAAATTTTAGTTAAAAGATACGCAACTATGGCAGTTACGAACAGTCGGATAATTAAGTTCATAGTAATTGATTTTTTAATGTTTATAGGGGTTACCGAGCAAAAGCCATTCCATTTAAGCTAATAAATCGATAACAATTAATCCAATTTAAGAAAAATTTCAACTCAAATATTAAAATAAGCTTTATATACTTCTGAATATTAAAATCTTAATGAAAAGTTGAAGCTCTGTAGACCAATTCTGTATCCATTACAATTGTCTTGTTGGGCGCGGAAATATCTTTTATTTTTTCTAAAATTAATTGGGCTGCAGTTTCGCCCATTTTGACTAAAGGCTGTTGCACACTTGTTAATTTCGGATGTACTATTGTTGCCAATTCTGTTCCTGAAAAGCTTGCAACCGCAACCTGTTCGGGGATCTTTATTCCCTGTTCAAGAAGATAATTCATCGCTCCGATCGCCAACGTATCACTGAAGGCAAAAATACTGTCGAATTCTATTTTCTTTTCTAATAACTGTTTCGCTGCATTTTCTCCGGCATCGAACATCATTCCGTCTGTTTTTATGGTCAATTCGGGATCAAAAATATGATGTTTCGTTAAAATACGTTTATAACCCGTTTCTCTTTCAACCGCGTTACGGATCGTTGAAGGTCCCATAATGTGAGCAATTCTTTTTCTGCCTGTGTTGATCAAATGTTCAACCACCAAAGACGCTTTAATATTGTCATCCACCACAACTTTTGAAACATCCAGTGTTTTACTCGGAATTCTATCAAAAAAAACAAAGGGAATTCCTCGATCCATAATCTCTTTGTATAGATCTTCATTGTAGGTTTCATGGCATAGATTAATAATGATTCCATCAACATTAAATTCTTCTAAAAGTTGTAGATTTTTCCTTTCAATTAAAGGATTTTCGTCCGATTGAGTGATAATTACCCGATACCCCAATGGATACAAAATATTCTGAATTCCCTGAAGAACTTTTGAAGAAAAAGGGGTGATCATTTCGGGAACCACAAGACCAATATTCTTTGTCTGACCGTACTTTAAGCTTAAAGCGGTGGGATTGGGTTTATACCCTAATTTTTCAGCTGCTTCCAATACTTTTTTCTGGGTTTCGGCATTGATATTTTTATCATTTAGCAGAGCCCTTGATATCGTAGAAGTAGACAAGGATAAGAATTTGGATAAATCTTTAATGGTAATTCTGCTCATCATGCGTGTTTTTGGGGTGAATTTTCATCAAAAATACATAAAAAATATGCAAATGGGAACGTTCCCAAAGTTTTGGGAACGTTCCCATAAAGAATTTTGCAATAAAAAATATTATCAATAACCAAATTAATATAAGTTTGAGAAATCGACTATTATTTAAAAATATATAAAACTTTTGACATGGATATACGAGCTTATCAATACGATTCTAAAAATATAAAATCCGGTATTCTGCACATTGGCGTAGGAAATTTCCACAGAGCACATCAGCAGTTTTATACCAATGAATTATTAAAGCATGCTGACCAGCAAAATTGGGGAATCTGTGGGGTTTGCCTGCTTCCATCCGATGAAAAAATTGTCCATAATTTAAGATCTCAAAACCTTGATTATACTTTAACCATCTGCGGTAGAGACGGCAAAGATGAAATTCATAAAATAGGTTCGTTAACAGAATTAATCTGGGGTGTTGAAGATCCAAAAGCCGTGGTCGATAAAATTTCAGACCCTTCTATCAAAATCATCACTTTAACGATCACTGAAGGTGGGTATAATTTAGATAAAGAAACCAATGAGTTTAATTTAAATGATGAAAAAATTAAACATGATCTTGAAAATCCAAGCAATCCGACAACTGTTTTCGGATTTATAGCGGAAGGTCTTCGTAAAAGAAAAGCGGACGGAAACGGAAGTATTACTATTTTATCTTGCGATAACCTTCAACATAACGGAAATACGGCAAAAAGATCTTTTACCACTTTTATCGAAGCTCAGGATAGAGAATTGGCTGAATGGGTAAAAGAAAA encodes:
- a CDS encoding LacI family DNA-binding transcriptional regulator, encoding MSRITIKDLSKFLSLSTSTISRALLNDKNINAETQKKVLEAAEKLGYKPNPTALSLKYGQTKNIGLVVPEMITPFSSKVLQGIQNILYPLGYRVIITQSDENPLIERKNLQLLEEFNVDGIIINLCHETYNEDLYKEIMDRGIPFVFFDRIPSKTLDVSKVVVDDNIKASLVVEHLINTGRKRIAHIMGPSTIRNAVERETGYKRILTKHHIFDPELTIKTDGMMFDAGENAAKQLLEKKIEFDSIFAFSDTLAIGAMNYLLEQGIKIPEQVAVASFSGTELATIVHPKLTSVQQPLVKMGETAAQLILEKIKDISAPNKTIVMDTELVYRASTFH